The nucleotide window ACGCGCCCCTCTTCCTCGGGCCGGAGGGCGCGAGCCCGTTCGCCGGGATCGCCAGCCCCGCCGTCGGCGAGGCGAAGCGCTGGCGGCGGCTCCGGACCGAGGCGTTCGGGCCGGACACCCTGGTCACCCTGGCGGCGGAGTAGCGCGGCGTGTTCACGGGGATCATCGAGGAGGTGGGGACGGTCGCGGCGGTTCGCGACCTGCAGAACGGGGTGGAGTTCCGCATCCGGGCACGCACGGTCCTGGAGGGGATCGCGCTGGGCGACAGCATCGCCATGGACGGGGTCTGCCTCACGGCCACCGCCTTCGACGAGGACGGCTACACCGTGCAGGCGGTGGCGACCACGCTGGGGCGGACCACGCTGGGCGAGCTCGCCGTCGGGCGGCGGGTGAACCTGGAGCGCGCGGCCGCGCTCGGCGCGCGCCTGGGAGGCCACCTGGTGCAGGGACACGTGGACGGGGTGGGCGAGGTGGTGTCCGTCGTCCCGCGCGGCGAGCTGGTGCTGATCGACTTCACCCTCCCGCCGGAGGTGGACGAGGTCACCATCCTGCACGGCTCCATCACCCTGAACGGGATCAGCCTGACGGTGAACGCCCTCCCCGCGCCCGGGGTGGCGCAGGTGTCCATCGTCCCCTTCACCTGGGCCCACACCAACCTGGCGGACCTCGCCCCGGGGGCGCGGGTGAACCTGGAGGGGGACCTGATCGGCAAGTACGTCCGGCGCCTCCTGGAGCGCGGGCGGGTGGGGGACGGAGGGCCGGGAAGCGCGGGCGAGGACCTCCCCGGCTCGCCGGGGTACTAGTTGCAGGCCGCCGGGGGACCTATCTTCCCGGCGGCAACTTCTTTTTCAGCGGTACGGGACATGCCTTTCGATCGCGTCGAAGACGCTATACAGGACATCCGGGACGGCCGGATGGTGATCGTCGCGGACGACGAGGACCGCGAGAACGAGGGCGACCTCGTCTGCGCCGCCTCGGCCGTCACGCCGGAGATCATCAACTTCATGGCGGTGCACGGGCGCGGGCTCATCTGCCTGGCGCTCACGCCGGAGCGCGCGGACGCGCTGGACCTGCGCCCCATGAGCGAGCTCAACACCGAGGCGCAGGGGACCGCCTTCACCGTGTCGGTGGACGCGGCGGCGAGGTACGGGGTCACCACCGGGATCAGCGCGTCCGACCGGGCGAAGACGATCCAGGTGTGTCTCGCCCCGGACGCGAAGCCGGCCGACCTGCGCCGCCCCGGCCACGTCTTCCCGCTGCGCGCCCGCCCCGGCGGAGTGCTGCGCCGGGTGGGGCAGACGGAGGCCTCCGTGGACCTCGCCCGCCTGGCCGGGCTGGAGCCCGCCGGTGTGATCTGCGAGATCCTC belongs to Longimicrobiaceae bacterium and includes:
- a CDS encoding riboflavin synthase, coding for MFTGIIEEVGTVAAVRDLQNGVEFRIRARTVLEGIALGDSIAMDGVCLTATAFDEDGYTVQAVATTLGRTTLGELAVGRRVNLERAAALGARLGGHLVQGHVDGVGEVVSVVPRGELVLIDFTLPPEVDEVTILHGSITLNGISLTVNALPAPGVAQVSIVPFTWAHTNLADLAPGARVNLEGDLIGKYVRRLLERGRVGDGGPGSAGEDLPGSPGY